The Juglans microcarpa x Juglans regia isolate MS1-56 chromosome 8S, Jm3101_v1.0, whole genome shotgun sequence genome has a window encoding:
- the LOC121243909 gene encoding uncharacterized protein LOC121243909 isoform X2, producing MRYTYTHACIFTMPGFLTQMGSHSREWWFIVAHASMERRVVFTAIKTRPMIRTVSIVVNLLLVRFVFFAEGIFIDLAKRFTIGPDPKRGPALFSIVARLRRQKGSLLLERNKQIFCSPQILPKTFQLQCRLSNVSKNYFPKQSTKNLQNLPPSPPKESSEHWTQLPNSRELLTLR from the exons ATGcgatacacatacacacacgcCTGTATATTTACTATGCCAGGATTCCTCACACAAATGGGTAGCCATTCGAGAGAGTGGTGGTTTATTGTGGCTCATGCTTCAATGGAGAGAAGGGTGGTTTTCACGGCGATCAAGACGCGTCCGATGATCCGAACTGTAAGCATTGTAGTAAATCTGTTGCTGGTCCGATTCGTATTCTTCGCCGAAGGAATTTTCATTGATTTGGCTAAGAGATTCACAATTGGACCTGATCCCAAACGTGGCCCTGCTCTCTTTTCGATCGTTGCTCGATTGAGAAGACAAAAG GGAAGCCTTCTTTTAGAAAGAAACAAGCAGATCTTTTGTTCCCCCCAGATTTTGCCGAAGACTTTTCAGTTGCAATGCAG GTTGTCCAACGTTTCCAAGAACTATTTTCCCAAACAAAGTACAAAGAACCTGCAGAACTTGCCGCCGAGTCCCCCCAAGGAATCCTCCGAACACTGGACACAGTTGCCAAATTCCAG GGAGCTGTTAACTTTGCGCTAA
- the LOC121243909 gene encoding uncharacterized protein LOC121243909 isoform X1 — MRYTYTHACIFTMPGFLTQMGSHSREWWFIVAHASMERRVVFTAIKTRPMIRTVSIVVNLLLVRFVFFAEGIFIDLAKRFTIGPDPKRGPALFSIVARLRRQKGSLLLERNKQIFCSPQILPKTFQLQCRLSNVSKNYFPKQSTKNLQNLPPSPPKESSEHWTQLPNSRFYMLSLQSNTSYLSKYFFNQTHFVGC, encoded by the exons ATGcgatacacatacacacacgcCTGTATATTTACTATGCCAGGATTCCTCACACAAATGGGTAGCCATTCGAGAGAGTGGTGGTTTATTGTGGCTCATGCTTCAATGGAGAGAAGGGTGGTTTTCACGGCGATCAAGACGCGTCCGATGATCCGAACTGTAAGCATTGTAGTAAATCTGTTGCTGGTCCGATTCGTATTCTTCGCCGAAGGAATTTTCATTGATTTGGCTAAGAGATTCACAATTGGACCTGATCCCAAACGTGGCCCTGCTCTCTTTTCGATCGTTGCTCGATTGAGAAGACAAAAG GGAAGCCTTCTTTTAGAAAGAAACAAGCAGATCTTTTGTTCCCCCCAGATTTTGCCGAAGACTTTTCAGTTGCAATGCAG GTTGTCCAACGTTTCCAAGAACTATTTTCCCAAACAAAGTACAAAGAACCTGCAGAACTTGCCGCCGAGTCCCCCCAAGGAATCCTCCGAACACTGGACACAGTTGCCAAATTCCAGGTTTTACATGTTGAGTCTCCAATCAAACACATCTTacctttcaaaatattttttcaatcaaacaCATTTCGTTGGCTGCTAA
- the LOC121243909 gene encoding clathrin heavy chain 2-like isoform X4 — protein sequence MMFWAVVPEVVQRFQELFSQTKYKEPAELAAESPQGILRTLDTVAKFQSVPVQAGQMPLLLQYFGTLLTKGKLNSFESLELSRLVVNQNKKNLWENWLAEDKLECREEQRDLMKTG from the exons atgatgttTTGGGCTGTGGTTCCTGAG GTTGTCCAACGTTTCCAAGAACTATTTTCCCAAACAAAGTACAAAGAACCTGCAGAACTTGCCGCCGAGTCCCCCCAAGGAATCCTCCGAACACTGGACACAGTTGCCAAATTCCAG AGTGTTCCTGTCCAAGCTGGGCAGATGCCACTTCTGTTGCAGTATTTCGGGACACTTTTGACAAAAGGAAAGCTCAATTCTTTTGAGTCGTTGGAATTATCACGCCTTGTTGTgaaccaaaataaaaagaatcttTGGGAGAATTGGTTGGCAGAGGATAAGCTGGAATGCAGAGAGGAACAACGGGATCTCATGAAG ACTGGATAA
- the LOC121243909 gene encoding uncharacterized protein LOC121243909 isoform X3, translated as MRYTYTHACIFTMPGFLTQMGSHSREWWFIVAHASMERRVVFTAIKTRPMIRTVSIVVNLLLVRFVFFAEGIFIDLAKRFTIGPDPKRGPALFSIVARLRRQKGSLLLERNKQIFCSPQILPKTFQLQCRYPTNTV; from the exons ATGcgatacacatacacacacgcCTGTATATTTACTATGCCAGGATTCCTCACACAAATGGGTAGCCATTCGAGAGAGTGGTGGTTTATTGTGGCTCATGCTTCAATGGAGAGAAGGGTGGTTTTCACGGCGATCAAGACGCGTCCGATGATCCGAACTGTAAGCATTGTAGTAAATCTGTTGCTGGTCCGATTCGTATTCTTCGCCGAAGGAATTTTCATTGATTTGGCTAAGAGATTCACAATTGGACCTGATCCCAAACGTGGCCCTGCTCTCTTTTCGATCGTTGCTCGATTGAGAAGACAAAAG GGAAGCCTTCTTTTAGAAAGAAACAAGCAGATCTTTTGTTCCCCCCAGATTTTGCCGAAGACTTTTCAGTTGCAATGCAG ATATCCCACAAATACAGTTTGA